From the Musa acuminata AAA Group cultivar baxijiao chromosome BXJ1-2, Cavendish_Baxijiao_AAA, whole genome shotgun sequence genome, one window contains:
- the LOC135597404 gene encoding arginine decarboxylase-like: MPAFTCVDAAVPPHGYAFAWDGALPAQGAFPGDASTTADGPTADLSSPWSTDLSAKLYRIDGWGAPYFCVNASGDISVRPHGAATLPHQEIDLMKVVKKASGPKSAGGLGLRLPLLVRFTDVLKHRLESLQQAFDVAIRSNGYGSRYQGVYPVKCNQDRHLVEDIMEFGAPFDFGLEAGSKAELLLAMTCLTRARPEAFLICNGYKDEEYITLALIARSMDLNTVIVLEQEEELDTVVETSERLGVRPVIGLRAKLRTKHSGHFGSTSGEKGKFGLSTAQILSVAQKLQRLEMLDCLQLLHFHIGSQIPSTALLSDGVGEAANIYCELARLGALMRVIDIGGGLGIDYDGSRSGGSDMSVGYGLDEYANAVVRAVMLACDRKHVGHPIICSESGRALVSHQSVLIFEAVSSTSTKSEASSSIWPNHACLLDELADDAHSDYHNLIAASLRRENETSVLYAEKLKQKCVDHFKDGILGLEHLAAVDAVCDLVSKEFDVADPVKTYHVNLSLFTSIPDFWAIGQLFPIVPIHRLDQRPVVKGILSDLTCDSDGKVDRFIGGQSSLPLHELERGGGAGGYYLGMFLGGAYQEALGGLHNLFGTPSVVRVSQADGPRCFAVTLAVPGASCTDVLRAMQHEPEVMFETLKQRAECAGGDAVSCALALAHSFDTMPYLVFDANGGYSVVSGGDEEGTDGMSSYSDGCGEEGDQEWESMRCLSV; the protein is encoded by the coding sequence ATGCCGGCCTTCACGTGCGTCGATGCTGCAGTGCCACCCCATGGCTACGCCTTTGCGTGGGACGGCGCTCTTCCCGCGCAGGGGGCATTCCCCGGCGACGCTTCGACGACGGCGGATGGCCCCACCGCCGACTTGTCCTCCCCGTGGTCCACTGACCTCTCCGCTAAGCTCTACCGGATCGATGGATGGGGTGCGCCCTACTTCTGCGTCAATGCTTCCGGCGACATCTCTGTCAGGCCGCACGGCGCCGCCACCCTCCCCCACCAGGAGATCGACCTGATGAAGGTGGTGAAGAAGGCCTCCGGCCCCAAGTCCGCCGGCGGGCTCGGTCTCCGTCTTCCACTCCTCGTCCGCTTTACTGACGTCCTCAAGCACCGGCTTGAGTCCCTGCAGCAGGCTTTCGACGTCGCCATCCGATCCAATGGCTACGGCTCCCGTTACCAGGGGGTCTACCCGGTGAAGTGCAACCAGGATCGGCACCTCGTGGAGGACATCATGGAGTTCGGGGCGCCATTCGACTTCGGCCTCGAGGCCGGGTCCAAGGCCGAGCTCCTCCTCGCCATGACCTGCCTGACGAGGGCGAGGCCCGAGGCATTCCTCATCTGCAACGGATACAAAGACGAGGAGTACATCACCCTCGCCCTCATCGCCCGGAGCATGGATCTCAACACGGTGATCGTCCTGGAGCAGGAGGAGGAGCTTGACACGGTCGTCGAGACCAGCGAGAGGCTCGGCGTCCGGCCGGTGATTGGCCTCCGGGCCAAGCTCCGCACCAAGCATTCCGGCCATTTCGGATCCACCTCCGGGGAGAAGGGCAAGTTCGGGCTGTCCACTGCACAGATCCTCTCCGTCGCCCAGAAGCTGCAGCGCCTCGAGATGCTCGATTGTCTGCAACTCCTGCATTTCCACATCGGCTCTCAGATCCCATCCACAGCGCTGCTATCCGACGGGGTCGGCGAGGCCGCCAATATCTACTGCGAGCTCGCAAGGCTCGGGGCGTTGATGCGTGTGATCGACATCGGCGGTGGCCTCGGTATCGACTACGATGGCTCTCGCTCTGGTGGCTCGGACATGTCGGTGGGCTACGGCCTCGATGAATACGCCAATGCTGTGGTCCGGGCGGTTATGCTCGCTTGTGACCGGAAGCATGTGGGCCACCCGATCATTTGCAGCGAGAGCGGCCGGGCTCTCGTATCCCACCAGTCGGTGCTCATCTTTGAAGCGGTCTCATCCACCAGCACTAAGTCTGAGGCATCGTCGTCGATCTGGCCTAACCACGCGTGCCTTCTTGATGAGCTTGCGGATGATGCTCATTCTGATTACCACAATTTGATTGCCGCTTCCCTCCGCCGCGAGAACGAGACCAGCGTTCTATATGCTGAGAAGTTGAAGCAGAAGTGCGTCGACCATTTCAAGGACGGCATTCTCGGCCTCGAGCACCTGGCGGCTGTCGATGCTGTCTGCGACCTTGTGTCGAAGGAGTTCGATGTTGCCGATCCGGTGAAGACATACCATGTCAACCTATCGCTTTTCACCTCGATTCCCGATTTCTGGGCGATCGGGCAACTCTTCCCCATTGTTCCAATTCATCGTCTTGACCAGCGGCCGGTGGTCAAGGGGATTCTGTCGGACCTAACATGCGACAGCGACGGGAAGGTCGATCGGTTCATCGGGGGGCAGTCGAGCCTCCCGTTGCACGAGCTCGAGAGGGGCGGCGGGGCGGGCGGATACTACCTGGGGATGTTTCTGGGAGGGGCTTACCAGGAGGCGCTCGGCGGGCTGCACAACCTCTTCGGGACGCCGAGCGTTGTGCGGGTGTCGCAGGCCGACGGGCCGCGCTGCTTTGCGGTGACGCTGGCGGTGCCCGGCGCGTCGTGCACGGACGTCCTGCGAGCGATGCAGCATGAGCCCGAAGTGATGTTCGAGACACTCAAGCAACGCGCGGAGTGCGCGGGCGGGGACGCCGTGTCGtgcgccctcgccctcgcccacTCCTTCGACACCATGCCGTACCTGGTCTTCGACGCCAACGGCGGGTACAGCGTCGTCTCCGGCGGCGACGAGGAGGGCACCGATGGGATGAGCAGCTACTCGGACGGGTGCGGCGAGGAGGGAGACCAGGAGTGGGAGTCCATGCGATGCTTGAGCGTGTGA